ACTTATCTCAGCATGTGCTATGTGACTCATGTGTCACATTATTAGTGCATCATCTTGTATCGACACATCGCTAAATCATGTGATTCGTGTCCTCCGCACATTTAAAAGTCCAACAAGAGCTTGACAAGAGCAGACTCTGAAGAATGAAATTTTGTCCACAACAACATTGACAAAGAAGTTCTGCAGCATCATCAGAAACTGAATGTTACCAGACCTTATGATCAGCTACAAACTGGACGACCAAACTCTTTGCTGACTTTGACAAACTGACCACGAAGAGTAAAGAAACagcgttttgaaaaaaaaacaaacaacttgaCTAACTCTTGGCTGTCAAAGACACTGTGGAAAGATGCCCATGTACATTCCCAGGATTCCTGTCCGTGTGGCTATCGCATGCAGTGGGGTGGCTTTGGTGTTCCAGCTCGTGGCTGTCGCCGGAACCGGGTGGCTGATGTGGGAAGCCAGTGGACATACAGAAGAGGACGGTTTGTTTCGTGCTTGTTTCGACGGCACATGTCTTTCAACCACAAATAATGTTGGTAAGTGTGTTAACCTATTAATCTCTCGTGAAATCGGTCACATGACTGTGACACTAGTCTTTTGTCTGGCTTAGATTGTAACCTCGGACACATGCAATCGAGCGGCGACTAGACCAGAGGACCAGCCTGTAATGTTGCACGGACACTAACTCCTATGAtgtcagtttttaaattttcaatttttagcCTTTAAATTCTATTCGAGAGCATTTAAAGGTGAATGCAATGAGGAATCTAGGTGTTACGAGGAAATACCTCACAGATTTTATCAAGTTGTGCTTTTAAACCATAGAAcatgatttgtttgtttgtttagattGGTTCGTAGCTTGTAAGGCGTTCTCTATTTTGGCACTGGGAACTATTTTCGGCAATGTTGTTGTCGGAGTTCTGCACTTTTTGAGAGAAGATACAAACAGGTTGACACGTCTTGCTGTGGCTTTGGGCGCAGCCGCAGGTAAAACtctaaaatgtttctctcttttaatcTTTTGTCTCCCcctctccatttctctctctctctctcatctctatttatttttcatattttatcagTTTGTGTTATCACTACCACGTTTTCTCTTCATCTGTCTTTTCGTatcgtgtttgtttgtctgtgcatACTCGCTTGAATGAACCAGAAGGTATAAGTACGAGCATGTTTTTGAGATCATTCACAGTATTTCAAATGATTTAGCAAATTTCTTTATGCTCCCAAGCGGTATGTGTGTACAATAATATGTGTATGAGAGTGAgaatgcgtgcgtgtgtgcgtgtgtttgtgtgtgtgaaagagagagattgcaTGGACGCCTCCCCTGAggtatgtgttttgtgtttttgggtgtgtgtgcgtgtaggCTGGTAACCAATGTTTCAATGTTCTCAGTTGCTATTTATGATGATATATTTACGCTAACGTCGTCCAAAATGGCTACCTGAAGATCTGAAGTAAGAAAATATGTTCATGTGTTGATATCTGCTTCCACTCTTGTGTTTCAGCTTTCTGCGTTGCAGTGGAGGTTGGTGTGTACGCGGATAAGACTAAGAGCCTTATCACCGATTCGGCTTATTCATACGGGTACTGTTTCTACCTGTCGATATTTGCTGGTGTGTTGAGTGTCGTGTCCGCCATTTTTCAGGTCGTAGAAAGAGTCACAAGCCATTACTGAGTCAGTGACGTACGCATGGTTGACATGTGACATACAAAGGATGTTGTACTAGAGACACAATGATACCAGACATTACCAGATGCTGACAAGTTGTCATCATAATGTTTCTTTGgttaataaaaattgtttgatgttCTGTTCTCACCAATGACTACTGTGATATAAACTACGTTCACTATTTGTACAAATCAACGGATTTGAAgttgtttgtgtatttgagCGTGCACAAGTATGTTCGtacataacaaataaaagaaagaatgtcTATATGTCGCTGTAAACAAAACCTAACACAAGATGGCTCCAATCGTATGcacaagtgaaaagaaaatgtctcatTGAAATAGCCCTGAAGCTAACTGCAAACTTTGAATTTAGGATCTTTCAAAAATCCATCGAGAATAGtaataaaatcacacacacatacacacataaacacaaacaaacaaacaaacaaacaaacaaacaaacaaacacacacaatgcttGGTTTGTTGGTTGACGTAGTAGGAAACCGCTTCTACATTTCACATATTGAGAGAGGGATAGGCAGGGGAAGGAAACCATTCAGACTATAAACTAATtacagttgtctccctttgtagTCAATGAGTCACAGgtactttttaaacttttgaacaacagaacagaaaaatacagatgTAACAACAGACAGAATCTCCTTGCGAGTCAGTTTTGTATAATATCGGAGAAATTGATAACAACAGTTTTCTCCACTGACATCTCACACCCAAGACTTCTGTTTGTTTAGTCCattctgttttctctgtttgATTGATGTTGACAATTGTGAGATCAAAGttcttctttgcttttgaaactaataaataaattattagtgACCTCCTTTGTATCATGATACCAAaaacagggtgtgtgtgtgtggttttagGTTGTTTAGAGCTTGTTGATCAGGCTGTTGGGAAACTCAGTAGTCCAGCCGAGAcagcataaacaaacaaagacttCGCAGGAAAAATTGTTAATAAAGGTCTTAAATAGAGAATTCTTCAAAGTGTTAGAAAAACCTGTGGTCACAATGTTGATGTGGTTCTCTCGACAGTGATGTGTCAATGGTCTCACCGAGATTTCTCACCGTGTGGGAGAGTGCGATACTCACATCAGTGACTGTAGGAGTTGTGCGCAGAGGTGTAGCTTTGAGTTTAGAGATAAAAGTGGTTAGATAAACCTCAgcttgtcatttaaaaataatttgttcgtttttttatttactttttttattcaaCGAGCTTACAATATTCTCTGAAAATGGTGACTTCTTTAGCGGCAGGATGACATGTGTCAAAAAAGAGGGTACTTTACAGTTGGTGATGATAGATTAGATGACTGAACTCAAATTATCTTCACAGGTTTGTTGTAACTGGGTCAAGGGAGCAATACTTTCTTGCACAAGTTTCTGTTATCTAGAGTGGCTATAGCTGACGACAGATGTTGTTACCAAGTATCACAGGAACTTTGAATCGAGCAGTGACTGTGGCCCTTGTGTAATACACAGGAAGAGTTTCAAAACTAGAGTAAAGGTCAGGAGGTCAAACTAAACTTTTCGAGAGGCGACTTATCTCAGCATGTGCTATGTGACTCATGTGTCACATTATGAGGCAGCATCTTGCATTGACACATCGCTAAATCATGTGATTCGTGTCCCCGCCCTCACATAGTAAAGTCCAACAAAGCCTGACAGGGACAGactctgaagaaagaaattttgtccACAACAACATTGTCAAAGAAGTTCTGCAGCATCATCAGAAACTGAGTGTTACCAGACCTTATGATCAACTACAAACTGAATGACCAAACTCTTTGCTGGTCGTGAAAAACTGACCACGAAGAGTGCAGGAACAgcgttttgaaaagaaaaaaaaacaactggaaTAACTCTTGGCTGTCAAAGACACTGTGGAAAGATGGTCATGTACATTCCAAGGTGTCATGTCTGTGGGGCGATCGGATGCAGTGGGGTGGCTTTGGTGTTCCAGCTCGTGGCTGTCGCCGGAACCGAGTGGATGAAATGGCACGAACCTGGGCATTCAGAAGAGGACGGTTTGTTTCGCTCTTGTATTAACGGCACATGTCTTCCAACTACAAGTAATGTAGGTAAGTGTGTAACCTCTTAACCTCTCGTGAAATCGGTCACATGACTGTGATACTAGTCTTTTGTCTGGCTTAGATTGTAACCTCGGACACATGTAATCGAGCGGCGACAAGACCAGTAGACCAGCCGGTAATGTTGCACGGGTACTTCAACCCCTGTGatgtcagtttttaatttttcaatgtttaacCTTTAAAATCTATTCGAGAGCATTTACATCATTTACAGGTGAATGCTATGAGCAATCTAGGTGTTGCCAGGAAGTACCCCACAGATTTTATCAAGTTGTGATTTTAAACCACagaaaatgatttgtttgtttgtttcctctCTAGATTGGTTCGTAGCTTGTCAGGCGTTCTCTATTTTGGCACTGCTAACTATTTTCTTCAATGTTGTTGTCGGAGTTCTGCACTTTTTCAGAGAAGATACAAGCAGGTTGACACTTCCTGCTGTGGCTTTGGGCGCAGCCGCAGGTAGGACCTctaaaatctttctctcttttaatcttctgtctctctctctacatttctcttgctctctcatgtctttcttatctgttttgtgtttttgggtgtgtgtgcgtgtaggCTGGTAACCAATGTTTTAATGTTCTCAGTTGCTATTTATGATGATATATTTACGCTAACCTTATCCAAAATGGCTAGCTGAAGATCTGAAGTAAGAAAATATGTTCATGTGCTGATATCTGCTTCCACTCTTGTGTTTCAGCTGTTTGCGTTGCAGTGGAAGTGGGTGTGTACGCGGATAACACGAAGAACATTATCTCTGATTCAGCTAATTCATACGGGTACTGTTTCTTTCTGTCGGTCGATGCTGGTGTGTTGAGTGTCGTGACCGTCATTCTTCAGGTCGTGGGAAGAGTCAAAAGCCGTTAGTGAGTCAGACACTAAGGACATGTGACACAAATGAGGGATGTTGTATAAGACGCACAATAGTACCAGACATTACCAGATGCTGACAAGTTGTCATCATAATGTTTCTTTGGttgataaaaattgtttgatgttCTGTTCTCACCAATGACAACTGCTGTGATATAAACTACGTTCACTATTTTTACAAATCAACGGATTTTCTGAAGTTGTTTGGGTATTTGAGCGTGCACAAGTTTGTTCGtacataacaaataaaagaaacaatgtcTATATCTTGCAGTAAACCTAACACACGATGACTCTAATCGTATGCgcaagtgaaaagaaaatgtctcatTGAAAAAGTGCTGGAGCTAACTGCAAACTTTGAATTCAGGATCTTTCAAAAATCCATCGAGAATAGTagtaaaatcacacacacacacacagtgcatgGTTTGTTGGTTGACGTAGTAGGAAACCGCTTCTACCTTGAAGTGATTTCACATATTGAGAGGGATAGGCAGGGGAAGGAAACCATTCAGACTATAAACTAAttacagttctctccctttgtagTCAGTGAGTCACAGgtacattttaaacttttgaacaacagaacagaaaaatacagatgTAACAACAGACAGAATCTCCTTGCTGGTCTGTTTTGTATAATATCGGAGAAATTGATAACAACACTGTTTTCTTCACTGACATCTCATACCCAAGACTTCTGTTTGTTAAGTCCATTCTGTTTTCTCTATTTAATTGATGTTGACAACTGTGagatcaaagtttttttttagcttttgagACTAATAAATAAAGCATTAGTGACATCCTTTGTATCACGATACCAGAAACATGTTGAACAGGCGTCGAGAACCAATCAGAACTAGCTAATCCACCTGGAATGGATTGTACCCAAACGATGATAAAATTTCCTCGCACACCACCCgcaaaaaaatgtcagttgGTGTACTTCATGTACACCTTCATGTTGGTGTACTTCATGTACACCTGGAAAACTTCGTGCAGAGAATTGAGGATGTCTGGTCGTCAGTTGTAAGCAGTGAcatggaagagaagaagaggagagaTAGAGTGAAAGAGGCAGCTAATAGCAGAGATTGATTTTTCTTGACAACATGGTTCCAACAAATTAAACTATGTTTTCGGTCGATGAAGGTGTGTTTTTATAGTTGAAAGAGTTAAAGATATAAAGTTATACAGGTGTCACTTTGTTGCACTAAACCGACGAAAATACATCCAGCATGAATGTAACAAAGACTTTTTCTGATTTCAACTCTGAGATTATCACCACCACGTTTCCTCGCCACTGGTCCTAGGGAAAACATCTGAGGGTCTGATAaactttaatgaaaattaaaacaactttttgttaAAGGCTGTTTGAACATCTGTTCATTCTCGGCTTCCCACCCATGTCTTTCATTCGTGGTCAAACTGTTTTAAAACTGCCCTTATACCAAAACCATAAAGTCGCACCCAAATCAAGTCTCAAAAAGGAAGTTTACTTAAACATTTTCAACTGTTTTTCCTAGACGGGTGCAGTGGGGTCAGGTCAGAAACCCAGCAGCACACTTTATCCCATTGCATCCAGCCAATGGTATTTTTCTCAAAAACGTAAAATTGCCTTCTTTTCCTTGTTCCTGACAACTCGGAAATACAGAAAGGATGGCGATAATAAAAACTGGCGTTTGTTTGTCCAGGACAGAATAGTTTTAATTTGACGACAGGAATTTCAGGAAAGTGTCTTTAGGAGTGGACTACACAGGTATTTCTTCACCACTTAGTTTTAGTCACCCACAACATTTTGGGAGTCGTTAGCTTGAGCAATTTTCCGCTGCCTCCCTCTCCCGCGCATTTTGTTCGCCGTGTTCGAACcactttaaaaattatctttgcaCCAAATCCTTCGTCACACCCGAATCATGTCTTCAAGAGGACCCCTATGAGGAGAAACCTCTCTAGACTATTTCCAATCAGATTTCTCCGCCAGTACCACCTAAGTGCGTCATATCCGTTGCCCAGCAACGCCTCTCGCGTCCTACCCCAGATATATAAGAGACCAGCAGAGCTTGACAAGGGGTAGACAAGAGCCCACCTCTGAAGGCAAGAACTCTTTTTTTCAACAACACTGACAAGGAACTTCTTCAGGGActtcaaaaactgaaagttaTTAGATTTTTATGATCAACTAGGAACTCAACGACCAAACTCCTCACTGCGCttgaaaaagtaacaaaaaaaaaaccaaaaccaactgcataaaagaacttttaaaaacttgactAACTCTTGACTGTCGAAGTCACTGTGGGAAGATGCCCCTGTACCAGCCCAAGGTTCCTGTCCGTGTGGCCATCGGTTGTAGCGGGGCGGCCCTGGTGTTCCAGCTCGTGGCTGTAGCCGGAACCGGGTGGCTGACATCGGGATTGGTTTCAGGGGGATTTGGGCTGTTCTGTACTGCAGCTTGTACTTATCAATATGAAGGTAAGTGTACATCAGCTCGGTCTGATATTTGTTAGCGATACGTCTTCAGTGACCACGATTGTCCATGCGTAAGTTTACAGCCAGTctatcagaagaaaaaaacaattaagagaGACAGACGGAAAAAGAATGTAGAGCAGGAGCGAGATTTGTTGGTTCcatgtgttttatgccgtgctagcaactatggctatatcacggcaaaaagtagtggtaactttaaaggttttggaataaaaacttcctaattcttataaatattatatatttttaaaggccaacataataagtaaccaaaatgtaaaaaagggtgGGAAAGCATTTAAAGGGGtgttgaagcccaaaaaggttaCTACcgaaccaaaaacaaaacagaactatcaggatataaaaattttaaatttgatgatagagacctattctctttaaaaaggaaaagattgccgtcgatgggacggacctaaataagaaaaataaagatttttctgcaagagcgagagagagagaggaagctgCGATACCTAGTTAAGAGAGAAATTTTACGATGGTAGAATAAATCCTCGTTTATAGGTTTGTTTCTTCCATAAGAGAGGCAACTTTTACTTGActttttcagattttacaattttcttcatATTAATTTTTGACGAAAGTTGTCAGTACTCGACTGGTTACTTGATAAACTCTAGTCAGTCTAGTGTCGACTGACATGGTTCTAGACCTCAACAGGTGAtctgttttgttgttctctAGGCTGGTTGAAAGCTTGTCAGGCCTTCTCCATTCTGGCACTGCTGACTATTGCCGCCAGTCTTGTTCTCGGAGTCCTGCACATCTTTAAAGAAGACACACAGAAGCTCACACTTCCTGCTCGGCTTTGCTGCATTGCCGCGGGTAAGATGAGAGGTTGATCTTCCTTTTTGTTCTGCCTcccttatctctctctttctgtctcgacactctttatataaataaataattcgaTAGCCTTTGTCTCTGACTCTCTTCCACGCCATTGTCTTCGTCTGTAAACTGTTGGGTAGGTTAATGCGAGGTGTATTCGTGTGTCTATTGGAAGAACATTTTCAGATGTTGATCGattccttttattatttgtaaatatttgtttctagGATTAACGTTTTGTTGCGAgtgtgtgtataagagagagagagagagaggtgtttGGGACAGAAAGGCTTTGCTCAGTCTTTGTGAGTTCGTATTCTTACACATCGTGTACTATTGTATATGTGGGTGACGTCAGCAAATAATCGACTTTtgacttttgttgtttattttcgaTTTCCTTCAGAACGTGATGTACGATATATCTGAAAACGATGTACAATAGATAGGAAGAAGACCTGAAGTCAGAGACTTGCTCAATATGTTGATGTCTGCTTCTGTTTCAGCCGTTTGCGTGGCACTGGAAGTGGGCGTATTCCTTGGCAAAACTGTAGAATTAGTCACTGCTTCGTTGTCCACACTGTCCTACGGGTACGGTTTCTACCTGTCAATTGTTGCTGGTGTGTTAAGTGTCGTGTCCGCAGTCTTACACAGATCTTCAGGGAACTAAATACTCACTTCTGTATGATGATGGTGCGGATGGCTTGCGTCACATCAGCCCACTTGTACCACTCTGGAGCTgaaatttcttttgttgctAAAATTGTCTAAGATTCTGCTCCATCCGCATCTTCTTTcgagaacaataaaaaaagtcatCTATTTGTAAAGTGTGCATTCTTTGGTGTGAATACATTTGTCTATGCAGAACAGTTTATGAAGTAAATAATGGCTAGATAACACTGTAATTAATAACAACACTGTTTATGATAATTTCCGCGAGTAAAGATATCAGTCCTGAAAAATCAAATGTCTGTGGAAAGAGTCGTGGAAGAGTCGAGAACGCGCATTTGTAAtgtatgtatgaatgtatgtatgcatatgtgtgtttggTCAAATTTTGTAATCGATTTGTCATCCTTTTCCCATCGACCTAAACTTTCATCATTTGCTCATTTCCTGTGACAAtgcattattaaattatttcttgcaatgacaagtaataa
This window of the Pomacea canaliculata isolate SZHN2017 linkage group LG4, ASM307304v1, whole genome shotgun sequence genome carries:
- the LOC112563229 gene encoding lens fiber membrane intrinsic protein-like isoform X3, with product MPMYIPRIPVRVAIACSGVALVFQLVAVAGTGWLMWEASGHTEEDGLFRACFDGTCLSTTNNVDWFVACQAFSILALLTIFFNVVVGVLHFFREDTSRLTLPAVALGAAAAVCVAVEVGVYADNTKNIISDSANSYGYCFFLSVDAGVLSVVTVILQVVGRVKSR
- the LOC112563229 gene encoding lens fiber membrane intrinsic protein-like isoform X1 encodes the protein MPMYIPRIPVRVAIACSGVALVFQLVAVAGTGWLMWEASGHTEEDGLFRACFDGTCLSTTNNVDWFVACKAFSILALGTIFGNVVVGVLHFLREDTNRLTRLAVALGAAAAFCVAVEVGVYADKTKSLITDSAYSYGYCFYLSIFAGVLSVVSAIFQVVERVTSHY
- the LOC112563229 gene encoding lens fiber membrane intrinsic protein-like isoform X2, with the translated sequence MVMYIPRCHVCGAIGCSGVALVFQLVAVAGTEWMKWHEPGHSEEDGLFRSCINGTCLPTTSNVDWFVACQAFSILALLTIFFNVVVGVLHFFREDTSRLTLPAVALGAAAAVCVAVEVGVYADNTKNIISDSANSYGYCFFLSVDAGVLSVVTVILQVVGRVKSR